The following DNA comes from Erigeron canadensis isolate Cc75 chromosome 3, C_canadensis_v1, whole genome shotgun sequence.
GATgatctatataaaataattcaaaaaccgCATGAATCACTTAGAGATTTTATGACTAGATTTACAAAAGAATCTCTTAATATTCCTAAATTAGATATGTTGACCGCTATTAAAGCTTTGCAGAGAGGTCTCCATAAAGGATCTAAATTCCAGGAAGATCTCATAATGACGCCATGCAGAAATTTAGATGAAGCAAAAGCAAGGGCATCAAGATTTATAAGGCTCGAAGAAAATGAACTTACAACTTCGAAATTAGATGCCTTATCATATGATTGTCCAAATCGGAAGGCAGAAACCCCGGTGTTTAAATCGAGACATAAACCTTACTCAAGACATGTAGAGGATCAAGTCAATGTCGTTGAAGAAGATGACGGGGTCGAATATCCAACTTTGACATCATACTGTTTCTCTGTAGGAACTCCTGGCATTATAATGGCGCTTAGAGATCTTGGAGACAAGGTGAGATGGCCTCAGAAGAAAAATGACAGATACTTCAAGAAGAAAATATCCACTTTATTAGCAAAAAGATATTTGACAGAACTCCTTGGAAGAAAGAAGGCCAAAGATGTTGAAGGCTTGGACTTTTCCAAACCAAAATTAACACAAAAAGCAGATTCCCCACCAGCGAATGCAAAAGTAATTAATACCATCTCTGGGGGATCGGAAGTGTGCGGGACAACATATTCAGCAGCAAAAAGACTTGCAAAGCAAAGCAAAGCAGATAAAGGAGAAAGAAGTGTGAAGAAAGCATCAATTTCGGACTCAGACATTATctcctttgaagaagattttgatgatATCATGGAACCTCATCATGAAGGGGTGGTGATTACTCTTTTTATCGCTAACCATTATGTTCGcaggattttgatagataatgGGAGCTCAGTGAATATCATCAAGCTGGAGACTTTACGAAGAATGGATATCTCGGAAGAAGATATCAAAGGAAAGGCTTCTCCATTGATTGGATTCATTGGGGAAACTAAATATACAGTGGGTGAAATAAAATTA
Coding sequences within:
- the LOC122591642 gene encoding uncharacterized protein LOC122591642, producing the protein MTPRNLFSTTPTAPESAPINMSMPTATPNFGSNIPQNTHVAGTSATMSAGLNNSNNFAGSFAFTNPSQGQGANDYIAREFQKIKDMISSIPGFCNPISEVNPASYLINRYGDRIANVEIPKKFQVPNMKPYDGTTDPQEHIALYLEKMETVPIPSKLKEACLCRSFGSTLSRSALKWLQSLPPLSINSFADLTNLFYSQFSCSRTFEKLTDDLYKIIQKPHESLRDFMTRFTKESLNIPKLDMLTAIKALQRGLHKGSKFQEDLIMTPCRNLDEAKARASRFIRLEENELTTSKLDALSYDCPNRKAETPVFKSRHKPYSRHVEDQVNVVEEDDGVEYPTLTSYCFSVGTPGIIMALRDLGDKVRWPQKKNDRYFKKKISTLLAKRYLTELLGRKKAKDVEGLDFSKPKLTQKADSPPANAKVINTISGGSEVCGTTYSAAKRLAKQSKADKGERSVKKASISDSDIISFEEDFDDIMEPHHEGVVITLFIANHYVRRILIDNGSSVNIIKLETLRRMDISEEDIKGKASPLIGFIGETKYTVGEIKLPLYVGGMNSMQKFYVVDSLPGCNIILGRPWIHEISAVPSTYHQCVKLPTPWGVVTVKGDQQEARECYTSSMKSAAKPISQ